A stretch of Chloroflexota bacterium DNA encodes these proteins:
- a CDS encoding nicotinate-nucleotide diphosphorylase (carboxylating) has translation AELDEALALGVDRIMLDNMSLDDIREAVRRAQGRVKLEVSGGVSLSTVTKIAATGVDYISVGALTHSPQALDISLELYPLGAGS, from the coding sequence TGGCCGAACTGGACGAGGCCCTAGCGCTAGGCGTGGACCGCATCATGCTGGACAACATGAGCCTGGATGACATCCGCGAGGCCGTGCGCCGCGCCCAGGGCCGCGTCAAACTGGAGGTCTCCGGCGGCGTGAGCCTGAGCACCGTTACGAAAATCGCCGCCACCGGCGTGGACTACATCTCGGTCGGCGCGCTCACCCACTCGCCCCAGGCCCTGGACATCAGCCTGGAACTTTACCCGCTAGGAGCAGGATCATGA
- the nadA gene encoding quinolinate synthase NadA — protein sequence MTLPKTYAAMTEEQAAERIRAAKAALGSDLVILAHHYQRDSIVAVGDFVGDSLELSRRAAQVRNARYIVFCGVDFMAETAAMLCAPDQAVLIPERTAMCPMAAMATRQQAVLAWDALSALWGDDIVPITYQNSYADLKAFCGQHGGAVCTSANAQKVLQWAFSQRGHVIFFPDEHLGRNSALALGVPPSQIRVWDPDAPDPDSMCDARMIVWKGFCHVHTRFTTAHVDAIRARYPDARIIVHPECPAEVVARADASASTSGIVKYVRDLPAGTTVAIGTEIHLVERLAAQNPDKTVVPLARSQCGAMYRITPQSLAYVLDELTQGRLVNRVRVPKNIQKWANEALERMLALA from the coding sequence ATGACACTGCCCAAGACCTATGCCGCCATGACTGAAGAGCAGGCCGCCGAACGCATACGAGCAGCGAAAGCGGCCCTCGGCTCCGACCTGGTCATCTTGGCGCATCACTATCAGCGCGATTCCATCGTGGCCGTCGGCGACTTCGTCGGCGACTCGCTGGAACTCTCGCGCCGCGCCGCCCAGGTGCGCAACGCCCGCTACATCGTCTTCTGCGGCGTGGACTTCATGGCCGAGACCGCCGCCATGCTTTGCGCGCCCGACCAAGCCGTCCTGATACCCGAAAGGACCGCCATGTGCCCCATGGCCGCCATGGCCACCCGCCAACAGGCTGTCCTGGCCTGGGACGCTCTCTCGGCCCTGTGGGGCGACGACATCGTGCCGATTACCTACCAGAACTCCTACGCCGACCTGAAAGCCTTCTGCGGGCAGCATGGCGGGGCCGTCTGCACGTCGGCCAACGCGCAGAAGGTCCTCCAATGGGCCTTCTCGCAGCGCGGGCACGTCATCTTCTTCCCCGACGAGCACCTGGGGCGCAACTCGGCGCTGGCGCTGGGCGTACCGCCATCCCAAATCCGAGTCTGGGACCCCGACGCGCCCGACCCCGACTCCATGTGCGACGCGCGCATGATCGTCTGGAAGGGCTTCTGCCACGTGCACACGCGCTTCACGACCGCCCACGTGGACGCCATCCGCGCCCGCTACCCCGACGCGAGAATCATCGTCCACCCCGAATGTCCCGCCGAAGTGGTGGCCCGCGCCGATGCTTCCGCCTCCACCAGCGGCATCGTGAAATACGTGCGCGACCTGCCCGCAGGAACCACCGTCGCCATCGGCACCGAAATCCATCTGGTAGAGCGGCTCGCCGCCCAGAACCCCGACAAGACCGTCGTGCCGCTGGCCCGTTCCCAGTGCGGGGCCATGTATCGCATCACGCCGCAGAGTCTGGCCTACGTCCTGGACGAACTCACCCAGGGCCGCCTGGTCAACCGCGTCCGCGTCCCGAAGAACATCCAGAAATGGGCCAACGAGGCGCTAGAGCGCATGCTCGCCCTGGCCTAA
- the nadB gene encoding L-aspartate oxidase has translation MCADIIQSDVLIIGCGIAGAVAALRLAEDPTLSITVITSAADPLESNTFYAQGGIIGSGVHDSPTLLARDLIAAGDGLNNRRAVRILATEGPRLVEEFLVKQLGVPFARSHGDQLEYIREAAHSTERILHAADATGQAIQTKLVEALRACPNVRVLSAHTAVDLLTPSHHALNRLRVYEPLSCGGAYVLNQAENRVDTFLARATVLATGGLGRIFLHTTNPPLARGDGLAMAARAGARIINAEYIQFHPTVFFHLNAAQFLISEAVRGAGARLINKQGEPFMEKYAPQWKDLAPRDVVARSIHQEMLATGANCVYLDLASYINRAKILRRFPNIYETCLKFGVDITREPVPVVPAAHYFCGGVWADSVGRTTIRNLYAVGEVSCTGVHGANRLGSASLLEGLVWGWRAADHIRQNLPKRAPLGPADLPPWRDVGLEDLADPALIQQDLSTIQHIMWNYVGLIRSTKRLERAIGDLYDLQDDITRFYRTTRLNDALVGLRNAVQAATIVAEAAWRNRESRGCHFRLD, from the coding sequence ATGTGCGCTGACATCATTCAAAGCGACGTTCTCATCATCGGGTGCGGCATTGCGGGGGCCGTAGCCGCCTTGCGTCTGGCCGAAGACCCCACGCTCTCCATCACCGTCATCACCAGCGCCGCCGACCCGCTGGAATCCAACACGTTCTACGCCCAGGGTGGCATCATCGGCAGCGGCGTGCACGACTCGCCGACCCTACTGGCCCGCGACCTGATCGCGGCGGGCGACGGCCTCAACAATCGCCGTGCCGTGCGCATCCTCGCCACCGAAGGCCCGCGCCTCGTGGAGGAATTCCTGGTCAAGCAGCTGGGCGTCCCCTTCGCCCGAAGCCATGGCGACCAGTTGGAATACATCCGCGAGGCTGCCCACTCCACCGAGAGAATCCTGCACGCCGCCGACGCCACTGGCCAGGCCATTCAAACCAAACTGGTTGAGGCTCTGCGGGCTTGCCCGAATGTCCGAGTGCTGTCGGCCCACACTGCCGTAGACTTGCTCACCCCATCGCACCATGCCCTCAATCGGCTGCGCGTCTATGAGCCGCTCTCGTGCGGCGGGGCCTACGTACTGAATCAGGCAGAAAACCGCGTGGACACCTTCCTGGCCAGAGCCACCGTGCTGGCCACCGGCGGCCTGGGGCGTATCTTCCTGCACACGACCAACCCACCGCTGGCGCGCGGCGATGGCCTGGCCATGGCCGCCCGCGCGGGCGCTCGCATCATCAACGCCGAGTACATCCAGTTCCACCCCACCGTGTTCTTCCACCTGAACGCCGCGCAATTCCTCATCAGCGAGGCCGTGAGGGGCGCTGGTGCCCGCCTTATCAACAAGCAGGGCGAACCCTTCATGGAGAAGTACGCGCCCCAGTGGAAAGACCTGGCCCCCCGCGACGTGGTCGCACGAAGCATTCACCAGGAAATGCTGGCCACGGGCGCCAACTGCGTGTACCTGGACCTGGCTTCCTACATCAACCGCGCCAAAATCCTGCGCCGCTTCCCGAACATCTATGAGACATGCCTGAAGTTCGGCGTGGACATCACCCGCGAGCCCGTGCCCGTGGTGCCGGCCGCGCACTACTTCTGCGGTGGCGTCTGGGCCGACTCGGTAGGCCGCACCACTATTCGCAACCTCTACGCCGTGGGCGAGGTCAGTTGCACCGGCGTTCACGGCGCGAACCGACTGGGCAGTGCGTCGCTCCTGGAAGGCCTCGTCTGGGGCTGGCGGGCCGCCGACCACATCCGCCAGAACCTGCCGAAGCGGGCGCCGCTTGGACCTGCCGACCTGCCCCCGTGGCGCGACGTGGGCCTGGAGGACCTCGCCGACCCCGCCCTCATCCAGCAGGATCTCAGCACCATCCAACACATCATGTGGAACTACGTGGGCTTGATTCGTTCCACCAAGCGCCTGGAGCGCGCCATCGGCGACCTGTACGACCTGCAGGATGACATCACACGCTTCTACCGCACCACGCGGCTGAACGACGCCCTCGTCGGGCTGCGCAACGCGGTTCAGGCCGCCACCATCGTCGCCGAAGCCGCCTGGCGCAACCGCGAGAGCCGAGGATGCCATTTCCGCCTGGACTGA